The proteins below are encoded in one region of Drosophila santomea strain STO CAGO 1482 chromosome 3R, Prin_Dsan_1.1, whole genome shotgun sequence:
- the LOC120453638 gene encoding putative glycogen synthase kinase-3 homolog, which produces MASQSKNSGLSNKVTTVVATNAFGADVMSEISYTDAKVVGNGSFGVVFQAKMVPSNELVAIKKVLQDRRFKNRELNIMRKLRHDNIITLKWFFFSSGEKRDEVYLNLVMEFLPETLYKVERHYARAKQTLPVNFVRLYMYQLLRSMAYLHSLGFCHRDIKPQNMLLDSETGVLKLCDFGSAKQLVHGEPNVSYICSRYYRAPELIFGATDYTTKIDMWSAGCVMAELLLGQLIFPGDSGVDQIVEIVKVMGTPTSEQLHDMNPHYKQFKLPQLKPHPWSKVFRIRTPAEAIDLVSKMLIYSPNARVSPLMGCAHPFFDELRQDPHQQLPNGRSLPPLFNFTDYEKTIEPDTIPLLLPRTQSSNTTTKESSPVQRTRNTAGEESPRKTEVIQKQPTAALSKSPEASGKTRGSPPGFLRHDLGNGDHVAVGSVPMEPLTPEQDNFAENYEGDEDAEGNLDEDAGDEHDYDDDDDDGQCNSNNISDDMEYEEHEDFEEEN; this is translated from the coding sequence ATGGCTTCCCAGAGTAAGAACAGCGGGCTGAGCAACAAGGTGACCACCGTGGTGGCCACCAATGCCTTCGGCGCTGATGTGATGAGCGAGATCAGCTACACGGACGCGAAGGTGGTGGGCAATGGCAGCTTCGGCGTGGTCTTCCAGGCCAAAATGGTGCCCAGCAACGAGCTGGTGGCCATCAAGAAGGTCCTGCAGGATCGCCGCTTCAAGAATCGGGAGCTGAACATCATGCGGAAGTTGCGCCACGACAACATCATCACTCTCAAGTGGTTCTTCTTTTCCAGCGGCGAGAAACGGGACGAGGTCTATCTGAACCTGGTCATGGAATTCCTGCCGGAGACTCTCTACAAAGTGGAGCGGCACTACGCCAGGGCCAAGCAGACCTTGCCCGTCAACTTCGTCCGCCTCTACATGTACCAGTTGCTGAGGAGCATGGCGTATCTGCACAGCTTGGGCTTCTGTCACAGGGACATCAAGCCGCAGAACATGCTCCTCGATTCGGAGACGGGTGTGCTCAAGCTCTGCGACTTCGGCAGTGCCAAGCAGCTGGTCCACGGGGAGCCCAACGTCTCGTACATCTGCTCCAGGTACTATCGTGCGCCGGAGCTCATTTTCGGCGCCACCGACTACACCACCAAGATCGACATGTGGAGCGCCGGCTGTGTGATGGCAGAGCTGCTGCTGGGCCAGCTCATCTTCCCCGGCGACTCGGGTGTGGACCAGATTGTGGAGATTGTCAAGGTCATGGGCACGCCCACCTCGGAGCAGCTGCATGACATGAATCCGCACTACAAGCAGTTCAAGTTGCCGCAGCTGAAGCCGCACCCCTGGTCCAAGGTGTTCAGGATTCGCACCCCGGCGGAGGCCATAGATCTGGTCTCCAAGATGCTTATATACTCGCCCAACGCCCGGGTCTCCCCGCTCATGGGCTGTGCCCATCCTTTCTTCGACGAACTGCGTCAGGATCCCCATCAGCAGCTGCCCAACGGCAGGAGTCTGCCGCCGCTGTTCAACTTCACGGACTATGAGAAGACCATCGAGCCGGATACAATTCCCCTGCTGCTGCCACGGACTCAGAGCTCGAACACCACCACCAAGGAATCGAGTCCTGTCCAAAGGACCCGCAATACAGCCGGCGAGGAGAGCCCCCGGAAAACGGAGGTCATCCAAAAACAGCCAACAGCAGCGCTCTCAAAGTCCCCGGAAGCTTCGGGCAAGACGCGCGGATCCCCGCCAGGCTTTTTGCGACACGATTTGGGCAACGGCGACCATGTGGCTGTGGGCTCCGTGCCCATGGAACCCCTCACCCCGGAGCAGGACAACTTCGCGGAGAACTATGAGGGCGACGAGGATGCCGAGGGTAATTTAGACGAGGATGCCGGCGATGAACACGACtatgacgacgatgacgacgatgggcagtgcaacagcaacaacatcagcgACGACATGGAATACGAGGAACACGAGGATTTCGAGGAGGAAAACTAA